In Fortiea contorta PCC 7126, one genomic interval encodes:
- a CDS encoding AGE family epimerase/isomerase — protein MKYNLQTLAQLYKNALLNDVLPFWETHSIDWEQGGYFTCLDRQGKVYDTDKFIWLQNRQVWTFSMLCNQLEKRENWLKIASNGANFLSQHGRDSEGNWYFALTRGGKPLVQPYNIFSDCFAAMAFSQYALAAGEEWAKDVALQAYNNVLRRQDNPKGKYTKTYPGTRPMKSLAVPMILANLTLEMEWLLPSETLENVLTATVEEVMNDFLDKERGLMFENVAPDGSHIDCFEGRLINPGHGIEAMWFIMDIARRHQDAKTINQAVDVVLNILNFAWDDEYGGLYYFMDAQGYPPQQLEWDQKLWWVHLESLVALAMAYRLTKREVCWQWYQKIHDYAWSHFADAEYGEWFGYLNRRGEVLLNLKGGKWKGCFHVPRALYLCWQQFEALSQESV, from the coding sequence ATGAAATACAACTTGCAAACACTGGCTCAACTTTACAAAAACGCACTCCTCAACGATGTACTCCCTTTTTGGGAAACTCACTCGATTGATTGGGAGCAGGGCGGCTACTTTACTTGTCTTGACCGCCAGGGTAAAGTATATGATACAGATAAATTTATTTGGTTGCAAAATCGCCAAGTGTGGACTTTTTCCATGCTTTGCAACCAGTTGGAAAAGCGGGAAAATTGGTTAAAAATTGCGAGCAATGGTGCAAATTTCCTCTCTCAACATGGCAGAGACAGTGAGGGTAATTGGTATTTTGCTCTCACCCGTGGAGGTAAACCATTAGTTCAACCTTACAATATCTTTTCTGATTGCTTTGCAGCAATGGCTTTTAGTCAATACGCTCTCGCTGCTGGGGAAGAGTGGGCGAAGGATGTGGCGCTACAAGCTTACAATAATGTTTTGCGTCGCCAAGATAACCCCAAGGGTAAGTATACCAAAACTTATCCAGGTACGCGCCCGATGAAATCTTTGGCTGTGCCGATGATTTTAGCTAACTTAACTTTAGAAATGGAGTGGTTATTACCTAGTGAAACTTTGGAAAATGTTTTAACCGCAACTGTTGAGGAGGTGATGAATGATTTTCTGGACAAAGAACGGGGATTAATGTTTGAGAATGTTGCTCCTGACGGTTCCCACATTGATTGCTTTGAAGGAAGGTTGATTAATCCTGGTCACGGTATTGAGGCGATGTGGTTTATTATGGATATCGCTCGTCGTCACCAAGATGCAAAAACAATTAACCAAGCTGTGGATGTGGTGTTAAATATCCTCAATTTTGCTTGGGATGATGAGTATGGCGGGTTGTATTATTTTATGGATGCACAGGGATATCCACCGCAGCAACTGGAATGGGATCAAAAGTTGTGGTGGGTTCATTTAGAGTCTTTAGTTGCATTAGCGATGGCTTATCGTCTCACAAAACGTGAAGTCTGTTGGCAATGGTATCAAAAAATCCATGATTATGCTTGGTCGCACTTTGCAGATGCAGAATATGGTGAATGGTTCGGCTATCTTAATCGTCGTGGGGAAGTATTGTTAAATCTTAAAGGTGGAAAATGGAAAGGCTGCTTTCATGTACCCCGTGCATTATATCTTTGTTGGCAGCAATTTGAGGCGTTGAGTCAAGAGTCAGTTTAG
- a CDS encoding plasmid replication protein, CyRepA1 family, whose protein sequence is MHLYYLQPQHLEELAKSSGIDLHTVRLNFLSLQGANTYEYLLISELLPRTNTGMVKCGWLQRYAHISAGGWWCSGLDPLNNWQLMEWGCFKPNQPRQNNDGKPIKYEHPPSTPTRLFCLRVPLHIWEQVAQRYHLTMPDNISIAPNGEALGFWSWVMTQNIPIVICEGVKKAAALLTQGYAAIGIPGITSGYRVIKDKFGKITRRQLIPDLATFAIKQRSFYICFDFETKPKTIAAVNNAISQLGFLLQEKNCPVKVIELPGLEKGVDEFIIAKGANNFEKIYRQSLDLEIYLAQTKPHTELTIPAALTVNCQYLGEIPFPTTGLVGVKSAKGTGKTTGLKAVVNRAKATNQQVLLITHRIQLGRFLCEKIGINWGIPKKEIETSHLPNQLPTASSVITWETNTTQRLSNSFGLCIDSIWKLNPQDWQGSIIILDEVEQSLWHLLNSNTCKQKRVKILKIFQQLISTVLTTGGLIIAQDADLSNVSLEYLQGLSGIKLTPWVLVNQWQPQRGWDVTFYDSPNPTPLIHQLELDLIAGRKCYVTTDSRTGRYSCETIERYLKEKLEKLRQQFPKSLVISSHTTNTPGHAAVDFVADINQKIIEYNTVFVTPSIGTGISIDIQHFDRVYGIFQGVIPDSEARQALARVRDDVPRVVWCAKRGIGLIGSGSTNYRLLSHWYQENQKDNLALLSPLHKIDVDLPLVYDPIHLRTWAKLSARVNASIRLYRQSLQDGLIADGHQIWTRSNAVHNNIIRDLRLTFLATEPTDLATRQRLILEIVKVKKDWEQSRQKAKEIKRKMRDIKLQNQLVAATAVATARDIDYVEYEQLLVKHSLTDAERNQIHKYLLRQRYGITVTPLLKLQDEKGYYCQLLLHYYLTHESEYFHIRDQQEWYQQLSWGDGQVFLPDLKTYTLKVEAMRALGMLQFLEPERKFNENDPDLILLKNLASQNNKHIKRVLGINLVGDKQQVSTMTILSRLLNLLGLKLQRLNNVYQIDAQTTKDGRQQIFAIWHQRDQLMLAHVKSHDCEIKDKGLSSAPLRLPCGKPLRVYA, encoded by the coding sequence ATGCATTTGTACTATTTACAACCCCAACACCTAGAGGAATTAGCCAAGAGCAGTGGCATAGATTTACACACGGTGAGGCTAAATTTTCTGTCTCTCCAAGGCGCAAACACCTATGAATACTTGTTAATTTCAGAACTACTTCCCCGCACCAACACCGGAATGGTAAAATGTGGCTGGCTACAACGTTACGCCCACATCAGTGCAGGTGGTTGGTGGTGTTCTGGACTAGATCCCCTCAACAATTGGCAATTAATGGAGTGGGGATGCTTCAAGCCCAACCAACCCCGACAAAATAACGACGGAAAGCCCATTAAATACGAGCATCCCCCCAGCACCCCCACGCGATTATTTTGTTTGCGAGTTCCGCTACATATATGGGAACAAGTAGCCCAACGTTATCACCTCACCATGCCTGACAATATCAGCATTGCTCCCAATGGAGAAGCTTTGGGTTTTTGGTCATGGGTGATGACACAAAACATTCCCATAGTAATTTGCGAAGGCGTCAAAAAAGCTGCAGCGTTGTTAACACAAGGTTACGCAGCCATCGGAATTCCTGGAATCACCAGCGGTTATCGAGTCATCAAAGACAAATTTGGTAAAATTACCCGTCGTCAGCTAATTCCCGACTTAGCAACATTTGCAATTAAACAACGCAGCTTTTATATTTGTTTTGATTTTGAAACTAAACCTAAAACAATAGCCGCTGTTAATAACGCCATTTCCCAACTTGGCTTTTTATTACAAGAAAAAAATTGCCCAGTCAAAGTTATTGAACTACCGGGATTAGAAAAAGGTGTTGATGAATTTATTATTGCTAAAGGTGCAAATAATTTCGAGAAAATCTATCGCCAAAGTCTTGATTTAGAAATTTATCTAGCCCAAACCAAACCCCATACAGAATTAACTATTCCTGCTGCTCTTACCGTCAACTGTCAATACTTAGGAGAAATTCCCTTTCCCACCACCGGGTTAGTAGGAGTGAAATCCGCCAAAGGCACAGGTAAAACCACAGGATTAAAAGCCGTAGTTAACCGAGCTAAAGCTACAAATCAACAAGTTTTATTAATTACCCACCGCATCCAATTAGGGCGGTTTTTATGTGAAAAAATCGGCATTAATTGGGGAATACCTAAAAAAGAAATAGAGACAAGTCATCTTCCCAACCAATTACCCACAGCATCATCGGTTATAACTTGGGAAACCAACACAACCCAGAGGCTCTCCAATTCCTTCGGCTTATGCATTGATTCTATTTGGAAACTAAATCCTCAAGATTGGCAAGGCTCAATCATCATTCTCGATGAAGTAGAACAGTCATTATGGCATCTCCTGAATAGCAATACTTGTAAACAAAAGCGTGTTAAAATTCTCAAAATCTTTCAGCAGTTAATTTCCACAGTTTTAACAACAGGGGGATTAATTATTGCTCAAGATGCTGATTTATCTAATGTTTCTTTAGAATATTTACAAGGCTTATCGGGAATTAAATTAACTCCTTGGGTACTCGTCAATCAATGGCAACCTCAACGCGGTTGGGATGTGACATTTTATGATTCTCCTAACCCCACACCACTAATTCATCAACTAGAATTAGACTTAATCGCCGGACGCAAATGTTACGTCACCACAGATAGCCGGACTGGGCGTTATAGTTGTGAAACCATCGAACGTTACCTCAAAGAAAAACTAGAAAAATTACGACAGCAATTTCCTAAATCCTTAGTGATTAGTAGTCACACAACAAATACACCAGGACACGCAGCAGTTGATTTTGTTGCAGATATTAATCAAAAAATTATTGAATACAACACAGTTTTTGTGACGCCGAGTATTGGCACAGGAATTAGTATAGATATTCAACATTTCGACCGCGTTTATGGTATTTTTCAAGGAGTAATTCCCGATTCAGAAGCAAGACAAGCATTAGCCAGAGTCAGAGATGATGTACCGCGTGTTGTTTGGTGTGCCAAGCGAGGTATCGGTTTAATTGGTAGCGGTAGCACGAATTATCGCTTGTTATCTCATTGGTATCAGGAAAATCAAAAAGATAATTTAGCGCTGCTGAGTCCTTTACATAAAATAGATGTAGATTTGCCCTTAGTTTATGACCCCATACATCTACGAACCTGGGCGAAACTATCCGCTAGAGTCAACGCATCTATTCGTCTCTATCGCCAATCTCTTCAAGATGGTTTAATTGCCGATGGACATCAAATTTGGACTCGGAGTAACGCCGTTCACAACAACATTATTCGAGATTTAAGACTGACATTTTTAGCGACAGAGCCAACAGATTTAGCCACTCGCCAAAGGTTAATTTTAGAAATTGTCAAAGTTAAAAAAGATTGGGAACAAAGTCGCCAAAAAGCCAAAGAAATTAAGCGCAAAATGCGAGACATTAAATTGCAAAATCAATTAGTAGCAGCAACCGCTGTCGCCACAGCCAGAGATATCGACTATGTTGAATATGAACAGTTATTAGTCAAGCATTCTCTCACCGACGCAGAGCGCAACCAAATTCATAAATACCTACTCAGACAAAGATATGGCATCACAGTTACCCCTCTATTAAAACTACAAGACGAAAAAGGTTACTATTGCCAATTATTACTTCATTATTATCTCACCCATGAAAGCGAGTATTTTCACATCCGAGATCAACAAGAATGGTATCAACAATTATCTTGGGGTGATGGTCAAGTTTTTCTTCCAGATTTAAAAACTTACACCCTCAAAGTAGAAGCCATGCGAGCTTTGGGAATGCTACAATTTCTAGAACCAGAACGAAAATTTAATGAAAATGACCCAGATTTAATTCTCTTAAAAAATCTCGCTTCCCAAAACAATAAACACATCAAAAGAGTCTTAGGAATTAACTTAGTAGGAGACAAACAGCAGGTTTCAACAATGACAATCCTCAGCCGCCTATTAAATTTGTTGGGTTTGAAACTGCAGCGGCTAAATAATGTCTACCAAATTGATGCACAAACAACAAAAGACGGGAGACAACAAATATTTGCCATTTGGCATCAACGGGATCAACTAATGTTAGCTCATGTGAAGAGTCACGATTGCGAAATAAAGGATAAAGGTCTATCCTCTGCGCCTCTGCGCCTACCCTGCGGGAAGCCGCTCCGCGTCTATGCGTGA
- a CDS encoding DOMON-like domain-containing protein has protein sequence MNSQPFFLKPFFASESLPTVNITGNIARTDNHLAIEYTISGDLKEIIIASPTDTPTRKHELWENTCFEFFLGVKNSTQYWEFNFSPSGDWNVYRFDDYRQGMREETAWTQLPFSVQNLADSLAIALQINLNQILSPTQAIEVAITTVIQHKDSKITYFALTHQGAEPDFHRRDSFTIEL, from the coding sequence ATGAATTCTCAGCCGTTTTTCCTCAAACCTTTTTTTGCTTCCGAGTCCTTACCGACCGTCAACATTACAGGTAACATAGCTCGAACAGACAATCATCTCGCTATCGAGTATACAATCAGCGGCGACCTCAAAGAAATCATCATTGCTTCGCCAACAGATACACCAACTAGAAAACATGAATTGTGGGAGAATACCTGTTTTGAATTTTTCCTTGGTGTGAAGAACTCTACTCAATATTGGGAATTTAATTTTTCTCCTAGTGGAGATTGGAATGTTTATCGCTTTGATGATTATCGCCAAGGAATGCGAGAAGAAACAGCTTGGACACAGTTACCGTTTAGTGTACAAAATTTAGCTGACAGTTTAGCGATCGCTCTCCAGATAAACTTAAATCAAATCCTCTCACCAACACAAGCCATCGAAGTTGCTATCACCACCGTCATTCAACACAAAGACAGCAAAATTACTTACTTTGCTCTCACCCACCAAGGCGCAGAACCAGACTTTCACCGTCGGGATAGTTTCACCATAGAACTGTGA
- the bchB gene encoding ferredoxin:protochlorophyllide reductase (ATP-dependent) subunit B — translation MKLAYWMYAGPAHIGTLRIASSFKNVHAIMHAPLGDDYFNVMRSMLSRERNFTPVTTSVVDRNVLARGSQEKVVDNITRKDAEEHPDLIVLTPTCTSSILQEDLHNFVERAQLEAKGDVMLADVNHYRYNELQAADRTLHQIVQFYIEKARKRGELPAEKTAKPSVNIIGISTLGFHNQHDCTELKRLMADLGIEVNTVIPEGAAVNDLKKMPQAWFNLVPYRELGLTTARYLEEQFGTPYVDITPMGVVETARCIRKIQQVINAQGAEVGYEEYINEQTLYVSQAAWFSRSIDCQNLTGKKAVVFGDNTHAAALTKILSREMGIHVVWAGTYCKYDADWFREQVSEYCDEVLITDDHGAIGDAIARVEPSAIFGTQMERHVGKRLDIPCGVIAAPIHVQNFPIGYKPFLGYEGTNQVTDLIYNSFTLGMEDHLLEIFGGHDTKEVITKGISAESDLNWTKDGLAELNKIPGFVRGKVKRNTEKFARDRGFKEISAEVLYAAKEAVGA, via the coding sequence ATGAAATTGGCTTACTGGATGTATGCAGGCCCAGCGCATATTGGTACACTGCGAATTGCCAGTTCATTTAAAAACGTTCATGCGATCATGCACGCGCCTCTTGGCGATGACTATTTTAACGTGATGCGCTCCATGCTATCGCGGGAGAGAAATTTTACCCCAGTCACTACCAGCGTTGTTGATCGCAACGTTTTAGCTCGTGGCTCCCAAGAAAAGGTGGTAGACAATATTACCCGTAAAGACGCTGAAGAACACCCAGATTTAATCGTCCTCACTCCCACTTGCACTTCTAGTATTTTGCAAGAAGATTTGCACAACTTTGTGGAACGTGCTCAGTTGGAAGCTAAAGGGGATGTGATGTTAGCGGATGTGAATCATTACCGCTATAACGAATTGCAAGCCGCCGATCGCACCTTACATCAAATTGTGCAATTTTATATCGAAAAGGCTCGCAAGCGGGGTGAATTACCAGCAGAGAAAACCGCAAAACCGTCAGTTAACATTATCGGCATTTCTACTCTGGGTTTCCATAACCAGCATGATTGCACAGAGTTAAAACGGCTGATGGCTGATTTAGGAATTGAGGTGAATACTGTGATTCCTGAAGGCGCTGCGGTTAATGATTTGAAAAAAATGCCGCAAGCTTGGTTTAACTTGGTTCCTTACCGCGAACTCGGTTTAACAACAGCCCGTTACCTAGAAGAACAATTCGGCACACCTTATGTAGATATTACTCCAATGGGTGTAGTGGAAACTGCACGGTGTATCCGCAAAATTCAGCAGGTAATTAACGCCCAAGGTGCTGAAGTTGGTTACGAAGAGTACATTAACGAGCAGACATTGTATGTATCACAAGCTGCTTGGTTTTCTCGTTCCATTGACTGTCAGAATTTGACAGGGAAAAAAGCTGTGGTGTTTGGCGACAATACCCACGCCGCCGCCCTGACGAAGATTTTATCACGGGAAATGGGAATTCATGTTGTTTGGGCTGGCACTTATTGCAAGTATGATGCTGATTGGTTCCGGGAACAGGTGAGCGAGTATTGTGATGAAGTGCTGATTACCGATGATCATGGCGCAATTGGAGATGCGATCGCTCGTGTCGAACCTTCCGCTATCTTCGGTACTCAAATGGAACGCCATGTCGGTAAGCGTTTAGATATTCCTTGTGGTGTCATTGCTGCTCCCATCCACGTGCAAAACTTCCCCATTGGTTACAAACCATTTTTGGGTTATGAAGGGACAAATCAGGTAACAGATTTAATCTACAATTCCTTCACTTTGGGAATGGAAGATCATCTTTTAGAAATCTTCGGTGGACACGATACCAAAGAAGTAATTACTAAAGGAATTTCGGCTGAATCTGATTTGAATTGGACAAAAGATGGTTTAGCAGAATTGAATAAAATTCCTGGATTTGTGCGGGGTAAAGTCAAGCGGAACACCGAGAAATTTGCCCGCGATCGCGGTTTCAAAGAAATCAGCGCTGAGGTACTTTATGCAGCTAAAGAAGCTGTCGGGGCTTAG
- a CDS encoding phosphotransferase enzyme family protein, which produces MTENMIVPDTDNFTNIAEQFTPQGRVTDIQAFGNGNINDTFLVTLNSPDIQHFVLQRINTHVFRQPKLVMQNMRIYTEHVYQRLQKTPVNRRWEVPRVLLTQDHQEYCIDEAGSFWRAISFIESSQSFDTLKDASLAREIGYALGTFHHLISDLPPENLADTLAGFHITPLYLQHYQQVLAKTSVQTSPEVNYGLQFVSDRTTFADILENAKATGKLPLRLMHGDPKINNVMFDMITGKAVSVIDLDTVKPGLVHYDIGDCLRSGCNPAGEETEDWENVYFEPELCQGILQGYLAVAKAFLTENDYIYIYDAIRLIAFELGLRFFADYLAGNVYFKTKYPEHNLIRALVQFKLTESIEAQATTIDQIIQKMK; this is translated from the coding sequence ATGACAGAAAATATGATAGTACCGGATACAGACAATTTTACTAATATTGCCGAGCAATTTACGCCGCAAGGAAGAGTGACAGATATTCAAGCTTTTGGTAATGGTAATATAAATGACACCTTTTTGGTGACATTAAATTCTCCAGATATTCAGCATTTTGTCTTGCAACGCATCAATACACATGTATTTAGACAACCAAAGCTGGTGATGCAAAACATGCGTATCTACACTGAACATGTTTATCAACGGTTGCAAAAGACACCAGTTAATCGGCGCTGGGAAGTACCCCGCGTACTGTTAACTCAGGATCATCAGGAGTATTGCATAGATGAAGCTGGTTCTTTCTGGCGAGCAATTAGTTTTATTGAAAGTTCGCAATCTTTCGATACCCTAAAAGATGCATCTCTAGCTAGGGAAATTGGCTATGCGCTGGGTACATTCCATCATCTCATCAGCGACTTACCCCCAGAAAACTTAGCTGACACTCTAGCAGGATTCCACATCACACCGCTTTATCTGCAACATTATCAGCAAGTGCTGGCAAAAACTAGTGTGCAAACGTCCCCAGAAGTTAATTATGGCTTGCAATTTGTGAGCGATCGCACAACCTTTGCAGATATTCTCGAAAATGCCAAAGCTACAGGTAAATTACCTCTGCGTCTCATGCATGGTGATCCGAAAATTAACAACGTCATGTTTGATATGATTACTGGCAAAGCCGTTAGTGTGATTGACCTAGACACAGTAAAGCCCGGTTTAGTACATTATGATATTGGCGACTGTTTGCGGTCGGGTTGCAATCCTGCAGGCGAAGAAACTGAAGACTGGGAAAATGTTTACTTTGAGCCGGAGCTTTGCCAAGGTATATTGCAAGGATATCTTGCTGTCGCCAAAGCTTTTCTCACAGAAAATGATTACATCTATATATATGATGCCATCCGCCTGATTGCCTTTGAATTAGGGTTGCGATTTTTTGCTGATTATTTAGCCGGGAATGTTTACTTTAAAACCAAGTATCCCGAACACAATTTAATTAGAGCGCTGGTGCAATTTAAATTAACTGAAAGTATCGAAGCGCAAGCAACAACAATTGACCAGATTATTCAGAAAATGAAATGA
- a CDS encoding aldo/keto reductase: MTTEHSIASRQLGSTGLSVFPLALGCMGMSGMYGTTDDNESIATIHAALDYGVTLLDTGDFYGSGHNEMLIGRALQNRREKALLSVKFGALRTPDGGWGGVDGSPAAVKNFVTYSLTRLGVDHIDVYRLARLDPQVPIEDTIGAIADLVQAGYIRYIGLSEVGVDTIRRAHAVHPISDLQIEYSLISRTPESEIFPVLRELGIGVTAYGVLSRGLLSGSIPTGQGDFRTHLPRFSGENLAQNQRLVAQLTEIAAEKGILPGQLAIAWVLAKGENIVPVIGARKRTQLAESLAAVNVNLSSTDLNRIEAAISATAIAGSRYDQHQMQMLDSEK, from the coding sequence ATGACTACAGAACATAGCATCGCGTCTCGTCAACTCGGTTCCACAGGTTTAAGTGTTTTCCCTTTAGCTTTGGGATGTATGGGAATGTCGGGAATGTATGGGACGACGGACGACAACGAAAGTATTGCTACTATTCATGCAGCTCTGGACTATGGTGTAACATTATTGGATACTGGTGATTTCTATGGTAGCGGCCATAATGAGATGTTAATTGGTCGTGCGCTTCAGAATCGTCGAGAAAAAGCTTTGTTATCTGTAAAATTTGGCGCTTTGCGGACTCCCGATGGTGGCTGGGGTGGTGTTGATGGAAGTCCTGCAGCGGTGAAGAATTTTGTAACCTATAGTTTAACTCGCTTGGGTGTGGATCATATTGATGTTTATCGCCTGGCTCGATTAGATCCACAAGTGCCGATTGAAGATACTATTGGGGCGATCGCTGATTTGGTTCAGGCTGGTTATATCCGTTATATTGGGCTATCAGAAGTGGGTGTAGATACCATCCGTCGTGCTCATGCTGTCCACCCTATCAGTGATTTACAAATTGAATATTCTCTGATTAGTCGCACTCCTGAAAGCGAGATTTTTCCTGTGCTTCGAGAACTGGGAATTGGTGTGACTGCTTATGGTGTGCTGTCACGAGGATTGCTGAGTGGTTCAATTCCTACAGGACAAGGCGATTTTAGGACACATTTACCGCGCTTCAGTGGTGAGAATCTAGCTCAGAATCAACGCTTAGTGGCACAATTAACAGAAATTGCTGCAGAGAAAGGTATTCTTCCTGGTCAGTTGGCGATCGCTTGGGTACTGGCAAAGGGTGAGAACATAGTACCAGTAATTGGTGCTCGCAAGCGTACTCAACTTGCTGAATCCTTAGCAGCGGTGAATGTCAACCTCTCCTCCACCGACTTAAACCGGATTGAAGCGGCAATTTCTGCAACAGCGATCGCTGGTTCACGATATGATCAACACCAAATGCAAATGCTCGATAGCGAAAAATAA
- the aroA gene encoding 3-phosphoshikimate 1-carboxyvinyltransferase has product MDTIAIPTPNRPINATVEIPGSKSITNRALLVAALAQGDSILENALFSDDSQYFAKCLENLGIPITLNSHHAQIQVSGKGGEIPTQQADLFVGLAGTAARFITAMVALGNGEYRLDGVPRMRERPMGDLLKVLQTGGTTVNFEGNPGFMPYTIYGQGFAGGHIRLPANQTSQQLSALLMIAPYAQADTTIEVEGTLVSQSYVQMTCRLMADFGVEVNQNGENLFQIPAGQRYQPRNYTIEPDASNASYFFAAAAVTGGRVRVKYLTKKSCQGDILWLNVLEQMGCQIEEGDDYTEVRGPKQLQGIDIDMNDMSDLVQTLGAIAPFATSPVTIRNVEHIRYKETERIRAVVTELQRLGVTVEEFADGLKIEPSVITPAPIETYHDHRMAMAFAVTGLKAPGIIIKDPNCTAKTFPDYFTRFLQMIEN; this is encoded by the coding sequence GTGGATACCATCGCTATCCCTACCCCCAATCGCCCAATTAATGCCACAGTAGAGATTCCTGGTTCTAAGAGTATTACTAATCGAGCATTACTGGTAGCTGCATTAGCTCAAGGCGACTCGATTTTAGAAAATGCTTTATTTAGCGACGACAGCCAGTATTTTGCCAAATGTTTAGAAAATTTGGGTATTCCCATCACACTGAATTCTCATCACGCGCAAATTCAGGTGTCGGGAAAAGGTGGAGAAATTCCCACTCAACAAGCAGATTTATTCGTCGGTTTAGCGGGAACAGCCGCTAGGTTTATCACGGCGATGGTAGCATTGGGTAATGGTGAATATCGCCTCGATGGTGTACCTCGAATGCGGGAACGCCCCATGGGTGACTTGCTGAAAGTGTTGCAAACAGGGGGGACAACCGTTAATTTTGAGGGCAATCCTGGTTTTATGCCCTACACTATTTACGGACAGGGATTTGCTGGTGGACATATCCGCTTACCAGCTAATCAAACTAGTCAGCAACTATCAGCATTGTTGATGATTGCACCCTACGCTCAAGCAGATACAACTATTGAAGTGGAAGGGACGCTGGTTTCTCAATCTTATGTACAGATGACATGTCGCCTGATGGCAGACTTTGGTGTAGAAGTCAATCAAAATGGCGAAAATCTCTTTCAAATTCCCGCAGGTCAGCGCTACCAGCCTAGGAATTATACTATAGAACCAGATGCGTCTAATGCTTCTTACTTTTTTGCTGCCGCCGCCGTCACTGGTGGAAGGGTGCGGGTAAAGTATTTGACTAAAAAATCCTGTCAAGGTGATATTCTGTGGCTAAATGTTTTAGAACAGATGGGTTGTCAAATTGAGGAAGGGGATGATTACACCGAGGTGAGGGGGCCGAAACAATTGCAGGGCATTGATATTGATATGAATGATATGTCAGACTTGGTGCAAACTTTGGGAGCGATCGCACCTTTTGCCACTTCACCTGTTACCATTCGGAATGTGGAACACATACGCTACAAAGAAACTGAACGCATCCGCGCCGTTGTCACCGAATTACAGCGCCTAGGCGTGACAGTAGAAGAATTTGCAGACGGGTTAAAGATTGAACCCAGCGTAATTACTCCCGCACCCATTGAAACTTATCACGACCACCGCATGGCAATGGCATTTGCTGTGACCGGTTTAAAAGCACCAGGAATCATCATCAAAGACCCCAATTGTACAGCAAAAACCTTCCCAGATTACTTTACTCGATTCTTGCAGATGATCGAAAATTAA
- a CDS encoding Uma2 family endonuclease, which yields MVVTPKRFTVDEYHQLIELGFLKEGDRLELIHGELIQMVAKGTPHTVCGAILCQQLDRLLADRATVRAQDPITLPDDSEPEPDVVIVRGNHLDYLAHHPYPEDILLVVEISDSTLIYDQTKKLALYAEAGIFDYWIVNLIVNQLEVYRQPYKNAQGEYSYVYKQICLPHQSIAIPGFEDVILNLNRIFPNF from the coding sequence ATGGTTGTTACCCCGAAGCGATTCACCGTTGACGAGTATCATCAGCTAATTGAATTGGGATTTTTAAAGGAGGGCGATCGTCTAGAATTAATTCACGGAGAACTGATCCAAATGGTAGCGAAAGGAACACCCCATACAGTTTGTGGCGCTATTCTGTGCCAACAACTTGATCGTCTATTAGCCGATAGGGCTACTGTTCGCGCACAAGATCCAATTACACTTCCTGATGATAGCGAGCCAGAGCCAGATGTCGTTATAGTACGCGGAAATCACCTTGATTATCTGGCTCATCATCCTTACCCTGAAGATATTTTACTAGTTGTGGAGATTTCTGACTCCACACTGATCTACGACCAAACAAAAAAGCTAGCTTTGTATGCAGAAGCGGGAATTTTTGATTACTGGATAGTGAATTTAATTGTTAATCAGCTTGAAGTTTATCGTCAACCTTATAAAAATGCTCAAGGTGAATATAGCTATGTTTACAAACAGATTTGTCTACCCCATCAATCAATTGCTATTCCTGGATTTGAAGATGTAATTTTAAATTTAAATAGAATTTTTCCCAATTTTTAG